A section of the Lepus europaeus isolate LE1 chromosome 19, mLepTim1.pri, whole genome shotgun sequence genome encodes:
- the ZNF575 gene encoding zinc finger protein 575, with product MLQRSAESAAAQPSDAAREPATPGAAPSQGPPQKPSPSAPPSRPRRRPPPQRPHRCPDCDKAFSYPSKLATHRLAHGGTRPHPCPDCPKAFCYPSKLAAHRLTHSGARPHPCPHCPKAFGHRSKLAAHLWTHTPSRPYPCPDCPKSFCYPSKLAAHRHTHHATDARPYPCPHCPKAFSFPSKLAAHRLCHDPPTAPGSQAPGRHRCSSCGQAFGQKPLLLLHQRSHAQAEHPGERE from the exons ATGCTGCAGCGAAGCGCGGAGTCTGCGGCCGCCCAGCCCAGCGACGCTGCCCGGGAACCCGCGACCCCAGGAGCAG CTCCGAGCCAGGGCCCGCCGCAGAAGCCCAGCCCGTCAGCTCCGCCTTCCCGGCCCCGCCGGcggcccccaccccagcgccCGCACCGCTGCCCCGACTGTGACAAGGCCTTCTCGTACCCGTCCAAGCTGGCCACGCACCGGCTAGCGCACGGCGGCACCCGACCCCACCCGTGCCCAGACTGCCCCAAGGCCTTCTGCTACCCCTCCAAGCTGGCTGCCCACCGCCTTACGCACAGCGGCGCCCGCCCGCACCCGTGCCCGCACTGCCCCAAGGCCTTCGGCCACCGCTCCAAGCTGGCGGCCCACCTCTGGACCCACACCCCATCACGCCCCTACCCGTGTCCCGACTGCCCCAAGTCCTTCTGCTACCCCTCCAAGCTGGCTGCCCACCGCCACACGCACCACGCCACCGACGCCCGCCCCTACCCTTGCCCGCACTGCCCCAAAGCCTTCTCATTTCCCTCCAAGCTGGCCGCCCACCGCCTTTGTCACGACCCCCCCACCGCGCCCggcagccaggccccaggccGGCATCGGTGCTCCAGCTGCGGCCAGGCCTTTGGCCAGAAGCCACTCCTGCTCCTCCACCAGCGCAGCCACGCCCAGGCGGAGCACCCGGGGGAGCGGGAGTGA